Part of the bacterium genome is shown below.
AGAAGCTGAAGCTGGACGGCCTGGTGATCATCGGCGGCGACGGCAGCTTCCGCGGCGGCGCGGTGCTGGACAAGACCTTCGACCTGCCGGTGATGGGCGTGCCCGCGACGATCGACAACGACATCCCGGGCAGCGACTTCTCCATCGGCTTCGACACGGCGCTGAACATCGCCGTGGACGCCGTGGACAAGATCCGCGACACGGCCTCGAGCCACGGGCGGATCTTCGTGATCGAGGTCATGGGCCGCTCCTGCGGGCTGCTGGCCATGCAGGCCGGCCTGAGCACCGGCGCCGAGGAAGTCATCGTGCCGGAGATCCCCTTCGACCTGGACGCGATCTGCCGACGCATCGAGGGCGGCTACGACCGCGGCAAGCAGCACGCGGTGATCCTGGTCGCCGAGGGCGCCGCCAAGGCGCCCTACATCGAGTACGAGCTGAAGAGCCGGCTGAAGCGCTCCATCCGCATGGTCGTGCTCGGCCACGTGCAGCGCGGCGGCTCCCCTTCGGCCGCGGACCGCATCCTGGCCACCCGCTTCGGCGTGGAGGCCACGCGGCTGCTGCTCGGCGGCGAGCGCGGCAAGATGGTCGGGATGGTCTCCGGCCGCCTCAAGGCCGGCCCGCTGGCTTCGCGCAGCGACGTCGCCCGCAAGCAGGTGCTGGCCTACGAGCAGATGCTGCGGCTGCTGACCTGACGCCGCCCGCCGACGGCCCGCAGAACGGAAAGCGCCCCCGCCGGCCGGCGGGGGCGCTTTCGCGACGGACGGCTCGCAGGAGCGTCAGCTGCCGCGGATCGCCGTGTTGGCGACCTTGAACCAGTTGATCCGGATCGTGCCGCAGACGTTGCGCAGCGTGCCGTAGGACTTGGTGCGCTCGATGATCGAATCGGACACGCCGGTCAGCGAGAACGAACCGACCAGGGGCAGGTTCTTCTCCTTCAGCAGCTGCAGCATGAAGCCCGCGCCGGCGTCGAGGTCGACCACCCGCAGCGTCGCGTTGTCC
Proteins encoded:
- a CDS encoding ATP-dependent 6-phosphofructokinase translates to MKRIGVLTGGGDSAGMNAALRAVVRTALSEGVEVVGIQRGWLGLSEADARPLNSRDVAGILHAGGTILRTFRYPDFKLATGQEKVGRALKKLKLDGLVIIGGDGSFRGGAVLDKTFDLPVMGVPATIDNDIPGSDFSIGFDTALNIAVDAVDKIRDTASSHGRIFVIEVMGRSCGLLAMQAGLSTGAEEVIVPEIPFDLDAICRRIEGGYDRGKQHAVILVAEGAAKAPYIEYELKSRLKRSIRMVVLGHVQRGGSPSAADRILATRFGVEATRLLLGGERGKMVGMVSGRLKAGPLASRSDVARKQVLAYEQMLRLLT